Proteins encoded by one window of Streptomyces sp. LX-29:
- a CDS encoding MarR family transcriptional regulator — protein sequence MSASTPPPAQTPTKIELLELLAALGMAQWRDFSAAAVHHGLTGTQAKVLSQLGRGPLPMRALAERLVCDASNITGIVDRLEDQGLVRREPSPTDRRVKNVVATDKGRETLLRVRTEMQATHSALDTLDPAETETLFALLNRLRPSMERTA from the coding sequence ATGAGCGCCAGCACCCCTCCCCCCGCGCAGACGCCGACCAAGATCGAGCTCCTGGAACTGCTCGCCGCGCTCGGCATGGCCCAATGGCGCGACTTCTCCGCCGCCGCCGTGCACCACGGGCTCACCGGGACCCAGGCCAAGGTGCTCTCCCAGCTGGGTCGCGGCCCACTGCCGATGCGCGCCCTCGCCGAGCGACTGGTGTGCGACGCCTCCAACATCACCGGCATCGTGGACCGACTGGAGGACCAGGGCCTGGTCCGCCGCGAGCCGTCCCCCACCGACCGGCGGGTCAAGAACGTCGTCGCCACCGACAAGGGGCGCGAGACGCTGCTGCGGGTCCGCACCGAGATGCAGGCCACGCACAGCGCGCTGGACACCCTCGACCCGGCGGAGACCGAGACCCTGTTCGCCCTGCTCAACCGGCTGCGCCCGTCCATGGAGCGCACCGCCTGA
- a CDS encoding phosphotransferase family protein, translating into MNQGTPPGLDLGRLRAHLDRERPGMVRGALNAELIEGGRSNLTYAVDDGTDRWVVRRPPLGHVLATAHDMAREHRVISALHPTAVPVPEPLLLCADESVLGSPFYVMEFVEGTPYRDAEQLSALGPERTRGVVLGLVDALVELHAVDPAGVGLADFGRPEGFLERQSRRWGKQLAASRNRELPGIDRLHDALTDALPDSPAATVVHGDYRLDNVLVGADDRIRAILDWEMSTLGDPLTDLGLLVMYSEYPDLPGSPIATTHGAPGHPAPAELVRRYAERSGRDVSGVSWYTAFAYFKLAVILEGIHYRYTLGQTVGAGFDRIGELVPVFIERGLATLADRGPHQDQER; encoded by the coding sequence ATGAACCAAGGCACCCCGCCGGGGTTGGACCTCGGGCGTCTGCGCGCGCATCTGGACCGGGAGCGCCCCGGGATGGTGCGCGGAGCGCTGAACGCCGAGCTGATCGAGGGCGGCCGCTCCAACCTCACCTACGCGGTCGACGACGGCACCGACCGCTGGGTGGTGCGTCGGCCGCCGCTCGGCCATGTGCTCGCCACCGCGCACGACATGGCGCGCGAGCACCGGGTGATCAGCGCGCTGCACCCGACGGCGGTGCCGGTCCCGGAGCCGCTGCTGCTGTGCGCGGACGAGTCCGTGCTCGGATCGCCCTTCTACGTCATGGAGTTCGTGGAGGGGACGCCCTACCGCGACGCCGAGCAGCTCAGCGCGCTCGGCCCCGAGCGCACCCGCGGCGTGGTCCTCGGCCTGGTGGACGCGCTGGTCGAGCTGCACGCGGTGGACCCGGCCGGGGTGGGACTGGCCGACTTCGGGCGCCCGGAGGGCTTCCTGGAGCGGCAGTCGCGCCGCTGGGGCAAGCAGCTCGCCGCGTCCCGCAACCGGGAGCTGCCCGGGATCGACCGGCTGCACGACGCCCTGACCGACGCGCTGCCCGACTCCCCCGCGGCCACCGTCGTCCACGGCGACTACCGCCTCGACAACGTCCTCGTCGGCGCCGACGACCGGATCCGGGCGATCCTGGACTGGGAGATGTCCACGCTCGGCGATCCGCTGACCGACCTCGGGCTGCTGGTGATGTACAGCGAGTACCCGGACCTGCCCGGCTCGCCGATCGCCACCACCCACGGCGCCCCCGGCCACCCCGCCCCGGCCGAACTGGTGCGCCGCTACGCCGAGCGCTCGGGCCGGGACGTCTCCGGCGTCTCCTGGTACACCGCCTTCGCCTACTTCAAGCTCGCGGTGATCCTGGAGGGAATCCACTACCGCTACACGCTCGGCCAGACCGTCGGGGCCGGGTTCGACCGCATCGGCGAGCTCGTGCCGGTGTTCATCGAGCGCGGCCTCGCCACGCTCGCCGACCGGGGCCCCCACCAGGACCAGGAGCGCTGA